From Herbiconiux flava, one genomic window encodes:
- a CDS encoding NADPH:quinone reductase, producing the protein MRAIVYSETGPSDVLRLEERPVPEPGPGEVRVRVVVSAVNPTDWKNRSGGGAAAAAEQTPNQDGAGVVDAVGSGVTAFTPGDRVWSFLSAHQRPGGTAQEFTVLPVERVVPLPDGASFDVGASMGVPAMTAHRALTVHESGPARLAPGALDGRTVLVAGGAGAVGHAAIQLAHWAGATVITTISSDAKAELARAAGADVVVNYRTDDAADRIREAAPDGVDLVVEVSPARNAGLNSRVLANHGSIAVYANDGGDEVTLDVRGHFAINARYQFLLLYTVGQDALSAAAEDITAALSDGALGVGEENGLPLTRFPLERTAEAHDAVEQGTVGKVLIDVAPDAG; encoded by the coding sequence ATGAGAGCGATCGTGTATTCCGAGACCGGCCCCTCCGACGTCCTGCGCCTCGAGGAGCGCCCGGTGCCCGAACCGGGCCCCGGTGAGGTGCGCGTGCGGGTGGTCGTGTCGGCCGTGAACCCCACCGACTGGAAGAACCGCAGCGGCGGCGGCGCGGCCGCTGCCGCGGAACAGACCCCGAACCAGGACGGGGCGGGTGTCGTCGACGCCGTCGGCTCCGGGGTCACCGCCTTCACGCCCGGGGACCGCGTGTGGTCGTTCCTCTCGGCCCACCAGCGACCGGGCGGCACGGCCCAGGAGTTCACCGTGCTGCCGGTCGAGCGGGTCGTGCCGCTGCCCGACGGCGCCTCCTTCGACGTCGGCGCCTCGATGGGCGTGCCGGCGATGACCGCCCACCGCGCGCTCACGGTGCACGAGTCCGGCCCCGCGAGGCTCGCCCCCGGCGCGCTGGACGGCCGCACCGTGCTCGTCGCCGGCGGAGCCGGGGCCGTGGGGCACGCCGCCATCCAGCTCGCCCACTGGGCCGGCGCGACGGTGATCACCACCATCTCCTCCGATGCCAAGGCCGAGCTCGCGCGAGCGGCCGGAGCCGACGTCGTGGTGAACTACCGCACCGACGACGCCGCCGACCGCATCCGCGAGGCCGCGCCCGACGGCGTCGACCTCGTCGTCGAGGTCTCCCCCGCCCGGAACGCGGGCCTGAACTCCCGGGTGCTCGCGAACCACGGCAGCATCGCCGTGTACGCGAACGACGGCGGCGACGAGGTGACCCTCGACGTGCGCGGGCACTTCGCCATCAACGCGCGCTACCAGTTCCTGCTGCTCTACACGGTGGGGCAGGATGCCCTGTCCGCCGCCGCGGAGGACATCACCGCCGCCCTGTCCGACGGTGCCCTCGGTGTCGGCGAGGAGAACGGGCTGCCGCTCACGCGCTTCCCGCTCGAGCGCACCGCGGAGGCGCACGACGCCGTCGAGCAGGGCACCGTGGGCAAGGTGCTCATCGACGTCGCGCCGGACGCGGGCTAG
- a CDS encoding ROK family transcriptional regulator, with product MTASGAGGSGRVGLLDFVRRAGQTTRRSIAEHTGLSRSVVAQTVSELIERGLLVERSPAAATTRGRPTAVLELARQPGVVLAFDIGHRHVTVAVADLHGRVLAEPRVDLVVDDGAAPTIRALRRLTTHALARAGAAVGDVAALGVSFPYPVLRPSGAVRAPAALPGWQGVTAETVRPAGFSGPIVADNDANFGAWGERMRGGTALDDMLYVKLGDGIGAGLVVGGRLLAGARGTGGEMGHIQVEPGGLLCRCGGHGCLETVVAASLPDEHLAGLRVGRAIAQLCTFVDTSIVVLGGRFGAAGGPLVEGVREAVARFSPPGESRVEVRVAALGARAELVGIVDRTVSAAWASGTAQTGSMAHSSWDRTNSPAVLEHPFRDERVS from the coding sequence GTGACAGCTTCAGGGGCGGGCGGCTCGGGCCGCGTGGGTCTCCTCGACTTCGTGCGGCGCGCCGGGCAGACGACTCGGCGGTCGATCGCCGAGCACACGGGGCTCTCCCGCAGCGTCGTCGCGCAGACCGTCTCCGAGCTGATCGAACGCGGGCTCCTGGTCGAGCGCAGCCCGGCCGCCGCGACGACACGGGGCCGGCCGACCGCGGTGCTCGAGCTCGCGCGCCAGCCCGGCGTGGTGCTGGCCTTCGACATCGGGCACCGGCACGTCACCGTCGCCGTCGCCGATCTGCACGGCCGCGTGCTGGCCGAGCCCCGGGTCGACCTGGTGGTCGACGACGGCGCGGCCCCGACGATCCGTGCGCTTCGACGGCTCACCACCCACGCGCTCGCCCGAGCGGGAGCCGCCGTCGGCGACGTGGCCGCCCTGGGGGTGTCGTTCCCCTACCCGGTGCTGCGGCCGAGCGGTGCGGTCCGGGCGCCGGCCGCACTGCCGGGCTGGCAGGGCGTGACGGCCGAGACGGTGCGGCCGGCCGGGTTCTCGGGCCCGATCGTCGCCGACAACGACGCCAACTTCGGGGCCTGGGGCGAGCGGATGCGCGGCGGTACGGCCCTCGACGACATGCTCTACGTCAAGCTCGGCGACGGTATCGGCGCCGGCCTCGTGGTGGGCGGGCGGCTGCTCGCGGGAGCGCGCGGCACCGGAGGGGAGATGGGCCACATCCAGGTCGAACCGGGCGGCCTGCTCTGCCGCTGCGGCGGGCACGGCTGCCTCGAGACCGTGGTCGCCGCGAGCCTGCCCGACGAGCACCTCGCCGGGCTCCGGGTCGGGCGCGCCATCGCCCAGCTCTGCACCTTCGTCGACACCTCCATCGTCGTGCTGGGCGGGCGCTTCGGCGCTGCCGGCGGCCCGCTCGTCGAGGGTGTGCGCGAGGCGGTGGCGCGGTTCTCGCCTCCGGGGGAGTCACGGGTCGAGGTGAGGGTCGCCGCGCTGGGGGCGCGGGCGGAGCTGGTGGGCATCGTCGACCGCACGGTGTCGGCGGCCTGGGCATCCGGAACCGCACAGACGGGATCGATGGCGCATTCGTCCTGGGACCGGACGAATTCACCGGCTGTACTGGAGCATCCGTTCAGAGACGAACGGGTGTCGTAG
- a CDS encoding DUF1801 domain-containing protein, whose translation MSAAQDGGFSAEERAAMKSRAAELKAEARSGKAAEKAAADAAAVEAKIAEMPEPDRVMAERLQALVAEAAPALQPKLYYGQPGWAKSGKVVVFFRSGLMDKARYSTLGFSENAALDDETGLWPTSYALERLDDAAAARIRDLIVTAAA comes from the coding sequence GTGAGCGCAGCACAGGACGGCGGCTTCTCGGCCGAGGAGCGCGCGGCGATGAAGAGCCGGGCGGCCGAACTGAAGGCCGAGGCCCGCAGCGGCAAGGCGGCCGAGAAGGCCGCGGCCGACGCGGCGGCGGTCGAGGCGAAGATCGCCGAGATGCCCGAGCCCGATCGGGTGATGGCCGAGCGGCTGCAGGCGCTGGTCGCCGAAGCGGCACCCGCGTTGCAGCCCAAGCTCTACTACGGTCAGCCCGGCTGGGCGAAGAGCGGCAAGGTCGTCGTGTTCTTCCGCAGCGGGCTGATGGACAAGGCCCGGTACTCCACGCTCGGCTTCAGCGAGAACGCGGCACTCGACGACGAGACCGGGCTCTGGCCCACCTCCTACGCCCTCGAGCGCCTCGACGACGCCGCGGCGGCGCGCATCCGCGACCTGATCGTGACGGCGGCCGCCTGA
- a CDS encoding alpha/beta hydrolase: MPENHVIVLPGGGYRMLADHEGEPVAEWLRGVGVASSVFRYPVLTEHPGPLEAVRAEIRRVRAAGASRVGVLGFSAGGHAAGLAALAPEEGEPGGVADLAILCYPVVSMVAPSHSGSRDVLLGEHPSEQLRQATSLELLVTPASPPVFVWHTADDEAVDVRPVYDLARALATAGVPHAVHVHPSGAHGLGLAEGSGLPSRWPDEAAAWLRDLGWAV; encoded by the coding sequence ATGCCTGAGAACCACGTCATCGTGCTGCCCGGAGGCGGCTACCGCATGCTCGCCGATCACGAGGGCGAGCCCGTGGCCGAGTGGCTGCGCGGGGTCGGGGTGGCATCGAGCGTCTTCCGGTACCCGGTGCTGACCGAGCATCCCGGGCCGCTGGAGGCCGTGCGGGCCGAGATCCGCCGGGTGCGGGCGGCCGGCGCCTCACGGGTCGGGGTGCTGGGCTTCAGCGCCGGAGGCCACGCGGCGGGCCTCGCCGCTCTGGCACCCGAGGAGGGCGAGCCGGGCGGCGTCGCCGACCTCGCGATCCTCTGCTATCCGGTGGTGTCGATGGTCGCGCCGAGCCACAGCGGCTCACGGGACGTGCTGCTCGGCGAGCACCCCTCCGAACAGCTGCGGCAGGCGACGTCGCTCGAGCTGCTGGTCACGCCGGCCTCGCCGCCGGTCTTCGTCTGGCACACCGCCGACGACGAGGCGGTCGACGTGCGCCCGGTCTACGACCTCGCGCGGGCGCTCGCCACGGCGGGGGTGCCGCATGCCGTGCACGTGCACCCGTCCGGAGCGCACGGTCTGGGACTCGCCGAGGGCTCGGGCCTGCCGTCGCGCTGGCCCGACGAGGCCGCAGCCTGGCTGCGCGACCTCGGCTGGGCCGTCTGA
- a CDS encoding sensor histidine kinase: MPPVIARLRPLLEPAVGLVFLLLWIQAEIGRAHPTGSWIVLAVYAAAIALSRLAPLASLAAVAAVPVLQLLGVMAPPESTTWPIAFAGIAAAYATGRSPRAVVRWIGLAGGVLVSAVLGVVLVKVGDWRSWTGLAGSGNGSDLGPSGNPSGVQFAVLLGAVALLGWALAWSIGLGLQLAERRRHDRQRLLETERELVTIDAERRSALERTAIAHEVHDVLAHSLTVVIAVADGARYLREAKPGTAPVRTDDALREIAGAARSALVDLRGLLEGLRDDPGGDPLQPRPALADLGALVDRVAATGMRVHLEQLGEPRPLTPTQELSVYRIVQESLTNALKHGGAHPVAAVSLSWDGDGDGLALTVVSLGVPAPAEDGAAAVQRFGIRSMRERAELAGGWLTAGPESDGEYVVTAFIPLAADREPISAGAAGAIA, encoded by the coding sequence ATGCCTCCCGTCATCGCACGCCTCCGCCCCCTGCTCGAACCGGCCGTCGGCCTCGTCTTCCTGCTGCTCTGGATCCAGGCGGAGATCGGCCGGGCGCATCCCACCGGCTCCTGGATCGTGCTCGCCGTGTACGCGGCGGCCATCGCCCTGTCCCGCCTCGCCCCGCTGGCGTCGCTGGCCGCGGTGGCGGCGGTGCCGGTGCTGCAGCTTCTCGGCGTTATGGCGCCGCCGGAGTCGACCACGTGGCCGATCGCGTTCGCCGGGATCGCGGCCGCCTACGCCACCGGCCGCTCGCCCCGAGCCGTCGTGCGCTGGATCGGTCTCGCCGGCGGGGTGCTCGTCTCGGCCGTGCTCGGAGTCGTGCTCGTGAAGGTCGGCGACTGGCGCAGCTGGACGGGTCTCGCCGGAAGCGGCAACGGCTCGGACCTCGGGCCCTCGGGCAACCCGAGCGGCGTGCAGTTCGCGGTGCTGCTGGGCGCGGTCGCCCTGCTCGGCTGGGCGCTGGCCTGGTCGATCGGCCTCGGGCTGCAGCTGGCCGAGCGCCGCCGCCACGACCGGCAGCGGCTGCTCGAGACCGAGCGCGAGCTCGTGACGATCGACGCCGAGCGCCGCAGTGCGCTCGAGCGCACGGCGATCGCCCACGAGGTGCACGACGTGCTCGCCCACTCCCTGACGGTCGTGATCGCGGTGGCCGACGGCGCCCGGTACCTCCGCGAGGCGAAGCCCGGGACCGCCCCGGTGCGCACCGACGATGCCCTGCGCGAGATCGCCGGGGCCGCCCGCTCGGCCCTGGTCGATCTGCGGGGCCTCCTCGAGGGTCTCCGCGACGATCCGGGCGGCGACCCGCTGCAGCCCCGCCCGGCCCTGGCCGATCTCGGCGCCCTGGTCGACCGGGTCGCCGCCACCGGGATGCGGGTGCACCTCGAGCAGCTCGGCGAGCCGCGGCCGCTGACGCCCACGCAGGAGCTCAGCGTCTACCGCATCGTGCAGGAGAGCCTGACCAACGCGTTGAAGCACGGTGGCGCGCATCCGGTGGCCGCGGTGTCGCTGTCGTGGGACGGCGACGGCGACGGGCTGGCGCTGACGGTGGTGAGCCTCGGCGTCCCGGCGCCGGCGGAGGACGGTGCCGCGGCGGTGCAGCGCTTCGGCATCCGGAGCATGCGCGAACGCGCCGAGCTCGCCGGGGGCTGGCTCACGGCCGGCCCCGAGAGCGACGGCGAGTACGTGGTGACCGCCTTCATCCCGCTGGCCGCCGACCGCGAGCCGATCTCGGCGGGCGCGGCGGGGGCGATCGCGTGA
- a CDS encoding response regulator gives MSAIRVAVADDQELFVYGLRMLIESQSDLELAGTAHDGAEAVALVDRTRPDVVLMDIRMPALNGIEATLRITAGTDSQVVMLTTFQQEQAVFESLKHGASAFVTKDVAPEVLLDTIRAVHAGDAPQSPVTGQGSLTALVRARAEAPATVTTDARPAPQALAALSPREREIYLLAATGLRNAQIAAATFVSEATVKSHIRSVLAKLGLYSRAQIVVHAYEHRLVS, from the coding sequence GTGAGCGCCATCCGCGTGGCCGTCGCCGACGACCAGGAGCTGTTCGTCTACGGGCTCCGCATGCTGATCGAGAGCCAGTCCGACCTCGAGCTGGCGGGCACCGCGCACGACGGTGCCGAGGCGGTCGCGCTCGTCGACCGCACCCGGCCCGACGTGGTGCTGATGGACATCCGGATGCCCGCCCTGAACGGCATCGAGGCCACCCTGCGCATCACGGCCGGCACCGACAGCCAGGTGGTGATGCTCACGACCTTCCAGCAGGAGCAGGCGGTGTTCGAGTCGCTGAAGCACGGCGCGAGCGCGTTCGTGACGAAGGACGTGGCCCCCGAGGTGCTGCTCGACACCATCCGCGCGGTGCACGCGGGCGACGCCCCGCAGTCGCCCGTGACGGGTCAGGGCTCGCTGACCGCTCTGGTGCGCGCTCGGGCCGAGGCGCCGGCGACGGTGACGACGGATGCGCGGCCCGCCCCGCAGGCGCTGGCCGCCCTCTCGCCGCGCGAACGCGAGATCTACCTCCTGGCGGCCACCGGTCTCCGCAACGCCCAGATCGCGGCGGCGACCTTCGTCAGCGAGGCGACGGTGAAGTCGCACATCCGGAGCGTGCTGGCGAAGCTCGGACTGTACTCGCGGGCGCAGATCGTCGTGCACGCCTACGAGCACCGGCTGGTGAGCTGA
- a CDS encoding glycoside hydrolase family 3 N-terminal domain-containing protein encodes MPAVGQRSAAIRESRRRPSRPRLARGALAAALVTALLGTGLVAGGSAATAAEPDLARAGTTTASASQNDKDGDFPASNATDGNDTTRWASGNGPDEDTTFTASLTSDLGSVATVSGVTITWEAAFAAAYDVQVATSAPEDEASWSTAASETAGAGGTEELVFDAPAQARYVRLAMLKRTAATWEAPVLHWYGYSVYTFAVHGTVAVPTAGFDHQAIDVAAGSDAAVDVTVNSPADTDQTVRVTSADGSAVAGTDFTAVDQVVTVPAGETSAAVTIPTVSQGPLTPVRTFTLQLSDPSDGITLGSRDTAVVSIRPTGELPNDGPRTVLHDFESGVPAGFTTWSSTDALKPVLTTAADDTVPGAAAENQVLVATVSGEPTASDWFGFTNDTAASDWSAADGFGFWFLGTGSDRTLGYEVKSDGKLFDRTVVDDSVGWRWIGVLFTELRVKGSPDDPARFDPSASTGFAVTLTGLGAGSWAFDDVAVFERVTTLEDFQGDVPLSTSADPIGFFTWGSAEGLASMAVTAQERGDVPDNRVLSGDYLIPSGGYAGFSDNLASSQNWSSYQGIRFWWYASQASNPASPTAGDDIKVELKDGGPDGEHSELWTATFKDNWGSSTSRWKLVELPFSAFSIGSYQPGSAETQNGSLDLTSAWGFAVTFTPGKATSTGWAVDDVQLYGTPEQAANLTVGTSQAVYLLNPGDTAQVGVTVSTSNGEPLDQAVAVDYGPGAGTAEIGTHVAEFGGTLEFPAGTASGETRSFDVTALPAGSSGDQARAVPVVLDADGAQLPPDAPKVVVNAYGLPYLDESLPTAARVDDLMGRMSLAEKVGQMAQAERLGLTSPSQIADLGLGSILSGGGSTPAENTPEAWADMVDGFQAEALSTALQIPLLYGADAVHGHSNVLDATIFPHNIGLGATRDPALVQTLAEDTAIETKTTGVNWAFAPCLCVTRDERWGRSYESFGEDPALVTAFSEAGIVGLQGEDPTDKTAADEVLATAKHWVGDGGTGYDASKAGNGYPIDQGLTVSPSLEDFMTTHVDPYLPAIAAGVGSIMPSYSGVDIAGSGDVRMHENTALNTTLLKGELGFEGFLISDWEGIDKLPGGTYAEKVVRSVNSGLDMAMAPYNFGAFITSVTDAVTTSHTIDQSRVDDAVRRILTQKFELGLFESPFSDRSEAGAFGGADHRADAREAAAESQVLLKNDEVLPLADDASLYVAGSNADDLGNQMGGWTISWQGGSGPTATTGTSILEGIREVAPDAAVTFSEDASAPMEAGQVGVVVVGETPYAEGQGDVGNNGHSLSLTEADRTSIDRVCAAMDCVVLVVAGRTQLVTDQLAEIDGLVASFLPGSEGAGVADTLFGDVPFTGRLPLSWPASAEQVPINVGDDDYQPLYAYGWGERTDAPRERLSVLAEALPADSAARAAVEALVALPVWTDAGAVIDSDEARAAVAQAAADAAATLTGTAAFPQADPVVSVVRDLAQAAIVAGSAVTGDASAAVTADAEHVLLGGDPVQAVTLLASVFGATVVDPGEEPGEPGTPGDPGTPGPGTGPGQGQGPGTGGPGSGEAGGSGPGGGLAATGSQAAVVVLAALLALGAGAGLLLTRRRRRRA; translated from the coding sequence GTGCCCGCAGTCGGTCAGAGGTCCGCCGCTATCCGAGAATCCCGACGTCGGCCCTCGCGCCCCCGGCTCGCCCGCGGTGCTCTCGCCGCCGCTCTCGTCACCGCACTTCTCGGCACCGGCCTCGTCGCCGGCGGTTCCGCCGCGACGGCCGCGGAGCCCGACCTCGCCCGTGCCGGCACCACGACGGCCTCGGCCTCCCAGAACGACAAGGACGGGGACTTCCCGGCCTCGAACGCCACCGACGGGAACGACACCACCCGCTGGGCGAGCGGCAACGGTCCCGACGAGGACACCACCTTCACCGCGAGCCTGACGAGCGACCTCGGCTCGGTGGCGACCGTCAGCGGCGTCACCATCACCTGGGAGGCCGCGTTCGCAGCCGCCTACGACGTGCAGGTCGCGACGTCCGCCCCCGAGGACGAGGCGAGCTGGAGCACCGCCGCCTCGGAGACGGCGGGCGCCGGTGGCACGGAGGAGCTCGTCTTCGACGCCCCCGCCCAGGCTCGGTACGTGCGGCTCGCGATGCTGAAGCGCACCGCCGCCACCTGGGAGGCGCCGGTGCTGCACTGGTACGGCTACTCCGTCTACACCTTCGCCGTGCACGGCACCGTCGCGGTGCCGACCGCCGGCTTCGACCATCAGGCGATCGACGTCGCCGCCGGCTCCGACGCGGCGGTCGACGTCACGGTGAACAGCCCCGCCGACACCGACCAGACCGTGCGTGTCACGAGCGCCGACGGCAGCGCCGTCGCGGGCACCGACTTCACGGCGGTCGACCAGGTCGTCACCGTGCCGGCCGGCGAGACCTCGGCCGCGGTCACGATCCCGACCGTGTCGCAGGGGCCGCTGACGCCCGTGCGCACCTTCACGCTGCAGCTCTCCGACCCGTCGGACGGGATCACGCTCGGCTCGCGGGACACCGCCGTGGTGAGCATCCGCCCCACCGGCGAGCTGCCGAACGACGGCCCCCGCACCGTGCTGCACGACTTCGAGTCGGGCGTGCCGGCCGGCTTCACGACCTGGTCGAGCACGGATGCGCTGAAGCCCGTTCTGACGACGGCCGCCGATGACACCGTGCCCGGCGCCGCCGCGGAGAACCAGGTGCTGGTCGCGACCGTGTCGGGCGAGCCGACCGCGTCGGACTGGTTCGGCTTCACGAACGACACCGCCGCGAGCGACTGGTCGGCCGCGGACGGTTTCGGCTTCTGGTTCCTCGGCACCGGCAGTGACCGCACCCTCGGCTACGAGGTGAAATCGGACGGGAAGCTGTTCGACCGCACCGTCGTCGACGACAGCGTCGGCTGGCGCTGGATCGGCGTGCTGTTCACCGAGCTCCGGGTCAAGGGCTCGCCGGACGACCCGGCGCGCTTCGACCCCTCGGCCTCCACCGGCTTCGCCGTCACCCTCACCGGGCTCGGCGCGGGCAGCTGGGCCTTCGACGACGTCGCCGTCTTCGAACGCGTCACGACCCTCGAGGACTTCCAGGGCGACGTGCCGCTCAGCACCTCGGCCGACCCGATCGGCTTCTTCACCTGGGGCTCCGCCGAGGGGCTCGCCAGCATGGCCGTGACCGCGCAGGAGCGGGGCGACGTGCCCGACAACCGGGTGCTCTCGGGCGACTACCTGATCCCCTCCGGCGGCTACGCCGGCTTCAGCGACAACCTCGCCTCCTCGCAGAACTGGAGCAGCTACCAGGGCATCCGCTTCTGGTGGTACGCCTCCCAGGCCTCGAACCCGGCATCGCCGACCGCCGGCGACGACATCAAGGTCGAGCTGAAGGACGGCGGCCCCGACGGCGAGCACTCCGAGCTCTGGACCGCCACCTTCAAGGACAACTGGGGCAGTTCGACGAGCCGCTGGAAGCTGGTGGAACTGCCGTTCAGCGCGTTCTCGATCGGCTCGTACCAGCCGGGCAGCGCCGAGACCCAGAACGGCTCGCTCGACCTGACGAGCGCCTGGGGCTTCGCCGTCACCTTCACCCCGGGCAAGGCGACCAGCACCGGCTGGGCCGTCGACGACGTGCAGCTCTACGGCACCCCCGAGCAGGCGGCGAACCTCACCGTCGGCACCTCGCAGGCCGTCTACCTGCTGAACCCCGGCGACACCGCCCAGGTGGGCGTGACCGTGTCGACCTCGAACGGCGAACCGCTCGATCAGGCCGTCGCCGTCGACTACGGCCCCGGCGCGGGCACCGCCGAGATCGGCACGCACGTCGCGGAGTTCGGCGGCACCCTGGAGTTCCCGGCGGGAACCGCCTCGGGGGAGACCAGGAGCTTCGACGTGACGGCGCTGCCCGCCGGATCCTCCGGCGACCAGGCCCGCGCGGTGCCGGTGGTGCTGGACGCCGACGGCGCGCAGCTGCCGCCGGACGCGCCGAAGGTCGTCGTGAACGCCTACGGGCTGCCCTACCTCGACGAGTCGCTGCCGACGGCGGCCCGCGTCGACGACCTGATGGGCCGGATGAGCCTGGCGGAGAAGGTGGGGCAGATGGCGCAGGCCGAGCGCCTCGGCCTGACCTCGCCGAGCCAGATCGCCGACCTCGGTCTCGGATCGATCCTCTCGGGCGGCGGTTCGACCCCGGCCGAGAACACCCCGGAGGCGTGGGCCGACATGGTCGACGGCTTCCAGGCGGAGGCGCTGTCGACCGCGCTGCAGATCCCGCTGCTGTACGGCGCCGACGCCGTGCACGGGCACAGCAACGTGCTCGACGCGACGATCTTCCCGCACAACATCGGTCTCGGCGCCACCCGCGACCCCGCCCTCGTGCAGACGCTGGCCGAGGACACCGCGATCGAGACCAAGACCACCGGCGTCAACTGGGCGTTCGCCCCCTGCCTGTGCGTCACGCGCGACGAGCGCTGGGGCCGCAGCTACGAGTCGTTCGGCGAGGATCCGGCGCTCGTGACCGCGTTCTCGGAGGCCGGCATCGTGGGCCTGCAGGGCGAGGATCCGACCGACAAGACCGCCGCCGACGAGGTGCTCGCGACCGCGAAGCACTGGGTGGGCGACGGCGGCACCGGGTACGACGCCTCGAAGGCCGGGAACGGCTACCCGATCGACCAGGGCCTCACGGTCTCGCCCTCGCTCGAGGACTTCATGACGACGCACGTCGACCCCTACCTTCCGGCCATCGCCGCCGGGGTCGGCAGCATCATGCCCTCGTACTCGGGAGTCGACATCGCCGGGTCGGGTGACGTGCGGATGCACGAGAACACCGCCCTGAACACCACCCTGCTGAAGGGCGAGCTCGGCTTCGAGGGCTTCCTGATCAGCGACTGGGAGGGCATCGACAAGCTGCCCGGCGGAACGTACGCCGAGAAGGTCGTGCGCTCGGTCAACTCCGGACTCGACATGGCGATGGCGCCGTACAACTTCGGCGCCTTCATCACGAGCGTGACCGACGCGGTGACCACCTCCCACACGATCGACCAGAGCCGGGTCGACGACGCGGTCCGCCGCATCCTGACCCAGAAGTTCGAGCTCGGCCTGTTCGAGAGCCCGTTCTCCGACCGCAGCGAGGCCGGTGCCTTCGGCGGAGCCGACCACCGGGCCGATGCCCGCGAGGCGGCCGCCGAGTCGCAGGTGCTGCTGAAGAACGACGAGGTGCTGCCGCTGGCCGACGACGCCTCGCTCTACGTCGCCGGCTCCAACGCCGACGACCTGGGCAACCAGATGGGCGGCTGGACGATCTCGTGGCAGGGCGGCTCGGGCCCGACGGCCACGACCGGCACGAGCATCCTCGAGGGCATCCGCGAGGTGGCTCCGGATGCGGCGGTCACCTTCTCGGAGGACGCGTCGGCCCCGATGGAGGCCGGCCAGGTCGGCGTCGTGGTCGTCGGCGAGACGCCGTACGCCGAGGGGCAGGGCGACGTCGGCAACAACGGGCACAGCCTGTCGCTGACCGAGGCCGACCGCACGAGCATCGACCGCGTCTGCGCGGCGATGGACTGCGTCGTGCTCGTCGTCGCGGGCCGCACCCAGCTCGTCACCGACCAGCTCGCCGAGATCGACGGCCTCGTGGCCTCCTTCCTGCCGGGGAGCGAGGGCGCCGGCGTGGCCGACACGCTGTTCGGCGACGTGCCCTTCACCGGGCGGCTGCCGCTCAGCTGGCCGGCGAGCGCCGAGCAGGTGCCGATCAACGTGGGAGACGACGACTACCAGCCGCTCTACGCCTACGGCTGGGGCGAGCGAACGGATGCTCCGCGGGAGCGCCTCTCGGTCCTCGCCGAGGCGCTGCCCGCCGACTCCGCCGCGCGGGCCGCGGTCGAGGCGCTCGTCGCCCTGCCGGTCTGGACCGACGCCGGAGCGGTGATCGACTCCGACGAGGCGCGGGCCGCGGTGGCTCAGGCGGCCGCGGACGCCGCCGCGACGTTGACCGGCACCGCCGCCTTCCCCCAGGCCGATCCGGTGGTCTCGGTGGTGCGCGATCTCGCACAGGCGGCGATCGTCGCCGGGAGCGCGGTGACGGGCGACGCCTCGGCCGCCGTGACCGCCGACGCGGAGCACGTGCTGCTCGGCGGTGACCCGGTTCAGGCCGTGACGCTCCTGGCCTCGGTGTTCGGGGCGACGGTCGTCGACCCCGGTGAGGAGCCCGGGGAGCCGGGTACGCCTGGTGATCCTGGAACCCCGGGGCCGGGCACCGGCCCGGGCCAGGGCCAGGGCCCCGGAACGGGCGGCCCGGGTTCGGGCGAGGCCGGAGGCTCCGGCCCCGGCGGCGGGCTGGCCGCCACCGGGAGCCAGGCGGCCGTGGTCGTGCTGGCCGCGCTGCTGGCGCTCGGTGCCGGAGCCGGTCTGCTGCTGACCCGCCGTCGCCGGCGCCGCGCCTAG
- a CDS encoding DUF2200 domain-containing protein produces MAHRIFQTPFAAVYPHYLAKAERKGHTKAEVDEVIRWLTGYDQEGLDRAVAEQTDFETFFAGAPALNPNAGLITGLICGIRVEEIDDPLMQRIRWMDKLVDEVARGKKMTSILRS; encoded by the coding sequence ATGGCGCACCGCATCTTCCAGACCCCGTTCGCGGCCGTCTACCCGCACTACCTGGCGAAGGCCGAGCGCAAGGGCCACACGAAGGCCGAGGTCGACGAGGTCATCCGCTGGCTCACCGGCTACGACCAGGAGGGCCTCGACCGCGCCGTCGCCGAGCAGACCGACTTCGAGACCTTCTTCGCCGGGGCACCGGCCCTGAACCCGAACGCCGGGCTGATCACGGGCCTGATCTGCGGCATCCGGGTCGAGGAGATCGACGACCCGCTGATGCAGCGGATCCGCTGGATGGACAAGCTGGTCGACGAGGTCGCCCGGGGCAAGAAGATGACCTCGATCCTGCGGAGCTGA